The Bradyrhizobium oligotrophicum S58 genome contains the following window.
TTCCTATGGCGTCGGCGTCTCGCGCCTGGCGGGAGCGATCATCGAGGCCTGTCACGACGATGCCGGCATCAAATGGCCGGAGGAGGTGGCGCCGTTCCGCGCCGTGATCCTCAACCTCAAACAGGGCGGCTCCGATACCGATGCCGCCTGCGAGCAGCTTTACCGCGATCTCCTCGCCAAGGGCGTCGACGTGCTCTATGACGACACCGAGCAGCGCGCCGGGGGCAAGTTCGCCACGGCGGACCTCATCGGCATCCCCTGGCAGATCATGGTCGGCCCCAAGAGCCTTGCTGAGGGCAAGGTCGAGGTGAAAACCCGCCACGATGGCGCGCGACAGATGATGTCGCCGGCCGACGTCGTGGCGCGGCTCGGCGTCGGACCATTGGTGGGCTGAACCGTTCGTTCGATCATCGGATTATCCACCGGGCTGCCTGTCCCCCTCAGGCCAATCCGGCCACAATCGGCCCGAATCATGGGATGATCGCGCAATGGACGAAGCCATGACCGAACCCGTGCAGACTGCCCCTTTCGCCCCCTTCGAGTGGATGCTGTCGGGCCGCTATCTGCGTGCCCGGCGCCGCGAGGGGTTCATCTCCGTCATCGCGGGATTCTCCTTCCTCGGCATCATGCTGGGCGTCGCCACCTTGATCATCGTGATGGCGGTCATGAACGGCTTCCGCAAGGAGCTGCTCGACAAGATCCTCGGTCTCAACGGGCATCTCCTCGTGCAGCCCCTGGAGTCGCCACTGACCGACTGGAAGGACGTCTCCGACCGGATCGCGCAGGTGCAGGGCATCCGGCTGGCGGCGCCCGTGGTCGATGGCCAGGGCCTGGGCTCATCGCCGTTCAACGCCTCGGGCGTGTTCATCCGAGGCATCCGCTCGCAGGACCTCACGAACCTGACGTCGATCGCCAAGAACATCAAGCAGGGCACGCTGGAAGGCTTCGACGAGGGCCAGGGTGTCGCCATCGGCCGGCGGCTCGCCGACCTGCTGTCGCTGCATGCCGGCGACAGCATCACGCTGGTCGCCCCGAAAGGCGCGGTGACGCCGATGGGCACGACGCCGCGCATCAAGCCCTACAAGGTCGCAGCCGTGTTCGAGATCGGCATGTCGGAATACGATTCCAGCTTCGTGTTCATGCCGCTCGCCGAAGCCCAGGCCTATTTCAACCGCAACAACGACGTCACCGCGATCGAGATCTTCACCAGCAATCCCGACAAGGTGGAGCAGTTTCGCAAGACGGTGACCGAGGCCGCGGGACGTCCGGTGTTCCTGGTCGACTGGCGCCAGCGCAATTCGACCTTCTTCAACGCGCTCCAGGTCGAGCGCAACGTGATGTTCCTGATCCTCACCCTCATCGTGCTGGTCGCTGCCCTCAACATCGTCTCGGGGCTGATCATGCTGGTGAAGGACAAGGGCCAGGACATCGCCGTGCTCCGAACCATGGGGGCGTCGCAGGGCGCGATCATGCGGATCTTCCTGATCACCGGCGCCTCGATCGGCGTGGTCGGCACGCTCACCGGCTTTGTCGTCGGCCTTT
Protein-coding sequences here:
- a CDS encoding lipoprotein-releasing ABC transporter permease subunit, producing MDEAMTEPVQTAPFAPFEWMLSGRYLRARRREGFISVIAGFSFLGIMLGVATLIIVMAVMNGFRKELLDKILGLNGHLLVQPLESPLTDWKDVSDRIAQVQGIRLAAPVVDGQGLGSSPFNASGVFIRGIRSQDLTNLTSIAKNIKQGTLEGFDEGQGVAIGRRLADLLSLHAGDSITLVAPKGAVTPMGTTPRIKPYKVAAVFEIGMSEYDSSFVFMPLAEAQAYFNRNNDVTAIEIFTSNPDKVEQFRKTVTEAAGRPVFLVDWRQRNSTFFNALQVERNVMFLILTLIVLVAALNIVSGLIMLVKDKGQDIAVLRTMGASQGAIMRIFLITGASIGVVGTLTGFVVGLLICMNIETIRLFLSWLTNTDLFDPTLYFLSKLPAEIDAGETSAVVIMALTLSFLATLYPSWRAARLDPVEALRYE